A window of the Miscanthus floridulus cultivar M001 chromosome 14, ASM1932011v1, whole genome shotgun sequence genome harbors these coding sequences:
- the LOC136505244 gene encoding uncharacterized protein isoform X2, translated as MHPLTGPNILASGHNNLGGPLAVPTASRENNQGIEKTALENQSNFGSPNPSATLSASGWQAFKDGLKQGILSPKDIHVTLDNFPYYLSDSTKEILLLSAFVHMDKEFNKCSQKVSSLNQRILLSGPSGSELYQETLIKALAKHFDARLLILDSLILCGMSSKLQESLKDVRSDDAPTFSSGADIVGTSRKNTFREGDRVEYIGDGSLKLTPSSYVYRGEVVLAFEKNGSSKVGVLFDDPINAGNDLGGLCDRNRGLFCYAAELRLDSSGGEVDSLALGKFIEVISEESKSSNLFVLLKDVEKSFTKCRESLINDLPPGVLIIGSHTQAQSYKDQEAIGSKPEGSRSATESTKHLNNIFPNKISIDLPQIGAQISNLKKRLEQDTETLKDKANISNIRMFLSSREIECIGLEELSINGRLLTNEDVDKIVGYAISHHLQNFGRPKCVKMELPIESLKYGLSVVQRTHSENKSPKHVLKGMLTENVFEEKILLNVISPNDPGVTFVDIGVLDDVKETLKKLVMLPLHRPELFNEGQLRKPVKGILLFGPPGTGKTMLAKAVATEAGANIINLSVSSITSKWLGEAEKYVKAIFSLASKLSPAIIFVDEVDSFLGKIERPGEHEAMSKFKNEFLINWDGLHTKEQEHVTVLGATNRPFDLGDAVIRRFPCRLMVSVPDASSREKILKVILSKEMLAPDMDLKLVASMAGGYLWTDLKNLCVTAAFRPLDEIMEKEKKEKSLAIAEGRPEPPLYGTKDIRPLEMDDFKFALGQVHASFSPNSSTMDKFIEWNNKFGGGISKLKQTLSYFM; from the exons ATG CATCCTCTGACTGGGCCCAACATATTAGCATCTGGGCATAACAATTTGGGGGGGCCATTGGCAGTCCCTACTGCATCTAGAGAGAACAACCAAGGAATAGAAAAAACTG CTCTTGAAAATCAGAGCAATTTCGGGAGTCCTAATCCATCAGCCACTTTATCTGCGAGTGGATGGCAAGCCTTTAAGGATGGGCTGAAACAAGGAATTCTTAGCCCAAAGGATATCCATGTAACCCTTGATAATTTCCCGTATTATCTCAG TGATAGTACAAAGGAGATACTCTTGTTGTCTGCATTCGTACACATGGACAAGGAGTTCAACAAATGTTCACAAAAAGTTTCATCTCTAAATCAGCGAATCCTATTATCTGGTCCATCAG GGTCCGAACTGTACCAGGAAACATTGATAAAGGCGCTTGCAAAGCACTTTGATGCTAGACTTCTCATACTTGATTCTCTTATTCTGTGTGGT ATGTCTTCAAAACTTCAAGAGTCCCTAAAGGATGTCAGGAGTGATGATGCACCAACTTTTAGTTCAGGAGCTGACATTGTGGGAACATCCAGAAAAAACACTTTCAGAGAAG GAGATAGGGTAGAGTATATTGGTGATGGTTCCTTAAAGTTGACACCCAG CTCTTATGTTTATCGGGGTGAAGTAGTACTTGCTTTTGAAAAAAATGGGTCCTCTAAAGTTGGAGTTCTATTTGACGACCCTATCAATGCCGGAAATGATCTTGGAGGTTTATGTGACCGAAATCGTGGCTTATTTTGTTATG CTGCTGAACTTCGGCTAGACTCTTCTGGTGGTGAAGTTGATAGCCTTGCTTTAGGAAAGTTCATTGAG GTCATTTCAGAAGAAAGCAAAAGCAGTAATTTGTTTGTGTTACTCAAGGATGTAGAGAAGTCATTCACCAAATGTAGAGAATCGCTGATCAATGACCTTCCACCTGGTGTTCTGATAATTGGGTCTCACACTCAGGCACAGAGCTACAAGGATCAG GAAGCCATTGGAagtaagcctgaaggaagcagaAGTGCTACAGAGTCAACAAAGCATCTAAATAATATTTTCCCTAATAAAATTTCCATTGATCTTCCACAG ATTGGAGCACAGATATCAAATTTGAAGAAACGACTAGAACAAGATACTGAAACCCTTAAAGATAAGGCCAACATTAGTAATATTCGTATG TTTCTGTCTAGCAGAGAAATTGAATGCATTGGTCTTGAAGAATTATCCATCAATGGTCGATTACTGACTAATGAAG ATGTGGATAAGATTGTTGGATATGCTATTAGTCATCACCTTCAGAACTTTGGACGTCCAAAATGTGTCAAAATGGAACTTCCAATTGAAAG CCTCAAGTATGGACTCAGTGTGGTACAGAGAACACACAGTGAAAATAAGAGCCCAAAGCATGTGCTAAAG GGTATGCTCACAGAGAATGTGTTCGAGGAAAAAATTCTTCTAAATGTTATCTCACCTAATGATCCTGGAGTAACCTTTGTGGATATCGGAGTCCTGGACGATGTGAAAGAGACACTGAAGAAATTGGTGATGCTCCCTCTACATAGACCTGAATTGTTCAACGAAGGGCAGCTAAGAAAG CCTGTGAAGGGAATACTGCTCTTTGGACCTCCTGGAACAGGTAAAACAATGCTTGCAAAAGCGGTAGCTACTGAGGCAGGTGCAAACATCATCAACTTGTCAGTATCAAGCATTACATCAAAG TGGTTGGGAGAAGCAGAGAAATATGTTAAGGCAATTTTCTCTTTGGCAAGTAAATTATCTCCTGCTATAATATTTGTTGATGAG GTTGACAGTTTCCTAGGAAAGATAGAAAGACCAGGGGAGCACGAAGCAATGAGCAAGTTCAAAAATGAATTCCTGATAAACTGGGATGGTTTGCATACTAAAGAGCAAGAACATGTAACCGTTCTTGGAGCCACAAATAGGCCATTTGACCTTGGTGATGCCGTTATTCGAAGGTTTCCTTGCAG ATTAATGGTGAGCGTTCCTGATGCGTCGAGTAGAGAGAAGATTTTAAAAGTAATACTATCCAAAGAAATGTTGGCACCAGATATGGACCTCAAATTAGTTGCCAGTATGGCTGGTGGATATTTATGGACTGACTTGAAG AATCTGTGTGTAACTGCAGCCTTTCGCCCCCTCGATGAAATCATGGAGAAGGAGAAAAAG GAGAAGAGTTTGGCGATTGCTGAAGGTAGGCCTGAGCCTCCATTGTATGGAACCAAGGACATTCGACCACTTGAAATGGATGACTTCAAATTTGCGCTTGGCCAG GTGCATGCCAGCTTTTCGCCTAATTCAAGTACCATGGACAAGTTTATAGAGTGGAACAACAAGTTTGGCGGCGGGATTTCAAAACTGAAGCAAACTCTGAGCTATTTCATGTAG
- the LOC136505244 gene encoding uncharacterized protein isoform X1, producing MEDTHRSAAPAAAAPGGNGSAGGGKDDTGRGKRPAPSASALPGNKRSKAGVKELEPALWAKMLSQYSQTPHVLLSVSEISVGRGHKCHIVLDDQTVDTNLCLLRLRHLERGGPWELEVTGKGGSVVVNGTQIIRGAKVPLSGGDEIFFGRSGVHGYIFQHPLTGPNILASGHNNLGGPLAVPTASRENNQGIEKTALENQSNFGSPNPSATLSASGWQAFKDGLKQGILSPKDIHVTLDNFPYYLSDSTKEILLLSAFVHMDKEFNKCSQKVSSLNQRILLSGPSGSELYQETLIKALAKHFDARLLILDSLILCGMSSKLQESLKDVRSDDAPTFSSGADIVGTSRKNTFREGDRVEYIGDGSLKLTPSSYVYRGEVVLAFEKNGSSKVGVLFDDPINAGNDLGGLCDRNRGLFCYAAELRLDSSGGEVDSLALGKFIEVISEESKSSNLFVLLKDVEKSFTKCRESLINDLPPGVLIIGSHTQAQSYKDQEAIGSKPEGSRSATESTKHLNNIFPNKISIDLPQIGAQISNLKKRLEQDTETLKDKANISNIRMFLSSREIECIGLEELSINGRLLTNEDVDKIVGYAISHHLQNFGRPKCVKMELPIESLKYGLSVVQRTHSENKSPKHVLKGMLTENVFEEKILLNVISPNDPGVTFVDIGVLDDVKETLKKLVMLPLHRPELFNEGQLRKPVKGILLFGPPGTGKTMLAKAVATEAGANIINLSVSSITSKWLGEAEKYVKAIFSLASKLSPAIIFVDEVDSFLGKIERPGEHEAMSKFKNEFLINWDGLHTKEQEHVTVLGATNRPFDLGDAVIRRFPCRLMVSVPDASSREKILKVILSKEMLAPDMDLKLVASMAGGYLWTDLKNLCVTAAFRPLDEIMEKEKKEKSLAIAEGRPEPPLYGTKDIRPLEMDDFKFALGQVHASFSPNSSTMDKFIEWNNKFGGGISKLKQTLSYFM from the exons ACTCCTCATGTTCTACTCTCTGTCAGCGAAATTTCTGTTGGCAGAGGTCACAAATGTCACATAGTTTTGGATGACCAAACTGTTGACACAAATCTATGCCTGTTGCGGTTGCGGCATCTTGAG CGAGGTGGTCCATGGGAGTTAGAGGTTACAGGCAAGGGTGGTTCGGTTGTAGTAAATGGAACACAAATCATCCGAGGTGCCAAAGTTCCCCTCAGTGGAGGGGATGAGATTTTTTTTGGTCGAAGTGGGGTGCATGGCTAT ATTTTTCAGCATCCTCTGACTGGGCCCAACATATTAGCATCTGGGCATAACAATTTGGGGGGGCCATTGGCAGTCCCTACTGCATCTAGAGAGAACAACCAAGGAATAGAAAAAACTG CTCTTGAAAATCAGAGCAATTTCGGGAGTCCTAATCCATCAGCCACTTTATCTGCGAGTGGATGGCAAGCCTTTAAGGATGGGCTGAAACAAGGAATTCTTAGCCCAAAGGATATCCATGTAACCCTTGATAATTTCCCGTATTATCTCAG TGATAGTACAAAGGAGATACTCTTGTTGTCTGCATTCGTACACATGGACAAGGAGTTCAACAAATGTTCACAAAAAGTTTCATCTCTAAATCAGCGAATCCTATTATCTGGTCCATCAG GGTCCGAACTGTACCAGGAAACATTGATAAAGGCGCTTGCAAAGCACTTTGATGCTAGACTTCTCATACTTGATTCTCTTATTCTGTGTGGT ATGTCTTCAAAACTTCAAGAGTCCCTAAAGGATGTCAGGAGTGATGATGCACCAACTTTTAGTTCAGGAGCTGACATTGTGGGAACATCCAGAAAAAACACTTTCAGAGAAG GAGATAGGGTAGAGTATATTGGTGATGGTTCCTTAAAGTTGACACCCAG CTCTTATGTTTATCGGGGTGAAGTAGTACTTGCTTTTGAAAAAAATGGGTCCTCTAAAGTTGGAGTTCTATTTGACGACCCTATCAATGCCGGAAATGATCTTGGAGGTTTATGTGACCGAAATCGTGGCTTATTTTGTTATG CTGCTGAACTTCGGCTAGACTCTTCTGGTGGTGAAGTTGATAGCCTTGCTTTAGGAAAGTTCATTGAG GTCATTTCAGAAGAAAGCAAAAGCAGTAATTTGTTTGTGTTACTCAAGGATGTAGAGAAGTCATTCACCAAATGTAGAGAATCGCTGATCAATGACCTTCCACCTGGTGTTCTGATAATTGGGTCTCACACTCAGGCACAGAGCTACAAGGATCAG GAAGCCATTGGAagtaagcctgaaggaagcagaAGTGCTACAGAGTCAACAAAGCATCTAAATAATATTTTCCCTAATAAAATTTCCATTGATCTTCCACAG ATTGGAGCACAGATATCAAATTTGAAGAAACGACTAGAACAAGATACTGAAACCCTTAAAGATAAGGCCAACATTAGTAATATTCGTATG TTTCTGTCTAGCAGAGAAATTGAATGCATTGGTCTTGAAGAATTATCCATCAATGGTCGATTACTGACTAATGAAG ATGTGGATAAGATTGTTGGATATGCTATTAGTCATCACCTTCAGAACTTTGGACGTCCAAAATGTGTCAAAATGGAACTTCCAATTGAAAG CCTCAAGTATGGACTCAGTGTGGTACAGAGAACACACAGTGAAAATAAGAGCCCAAAGCATGTGCTAAAG GGTATGCTCACAGAGAATGTGTTCGAGGAAAAAATTCTTCTAAATGTTATCTCACCTAATGATCCTGGAGTAACCTTTGTGGATATCGGAGTCCTGGACGATGTGAAAGAGACACTGAAGAAATTGGTGATGCTCCCTCTACATAGACCTGAATTGTTCAACGAAGGGCAGCTAAGAAAG CCTGTGAAGGGAATACTGCTCTTTGGACCTCCTGGAACAGGTAAAACAATGCTTGCAAAAGCGGTAGCTACTGAGGCAGGTGCAAACATCATCAACTTGTCAGTATCAAGCATTACATCAAAG TGGTTGGGAGAAGCAGAGAAATATGTTAAGGCAATTTTCTCTTTGGCAAGTAAATTATCTCCTGCTATAATATTTGTTGATGAG GTTGACAGTTTCCTAGGAAAGATAGAAAGACCAGGGGAGCACGAAGCAATGAGCAAGTTCAAAAATGAATTCCTGATAAACTGGGATGGTTTGCATACTAAAGAGCAAGAACATGTAACCGTTCTTGGAGCCACAAATAGGCCATTTGACCTTGGTGATGCCGTTATTCGAAGGTTTCCTTGCAG ATTAATGGTGAGCGTTCCTGATGCGTCGAGTAGAGAGAAGATTTTAAAAGTAATACTATCCAAAGAAATGTTGGCACCAGATATGGACCTCAAATTAGTTGCCAGTATGGCTGGTGGATATTTATGGACTGACTTGAAG AATCTGTGTGTAACTGCAGCCTTTCGCCCCCTCGATGAAATCATGGAGAAGGAGAAAAAG GAGAAGAGTTTGGCGATTGCTGAAGGTAGGCCTGAGCCTCCATTGTATGGAACCAAGGACATTCGACCACTTGAAATGGATGACTTCAAATTTGCGCTTGGCCAG GTGCATGCCAGCTTTTCGCCTAATTCAAGTACCATGGACAAGTTTATAGAGTGGAACAACAAGTTTGGCGGCGGGATTTCAAAACTGAAGCAAACTCTGAGCTATTTCATGTAG